The following are encoded in a window of Psychrobacter sp. P11F6 genomic DNA:
- a CDS encoding sugar transporter, translating into MKHNLEVSANARRTQYFQVFLMGVSAFIMNTTEFVPVALLSDIAQDFSITTAETGWMLTLYAWIVAAMSLPLMLLTSRFERKSLLLGLFVVFIASHVLSVFAWSFDVLLISRVGIALSHAIFWSITAAIAIRVAPEGKKALALSVLATGTSLAMVLGVPLGRLVGQWFGWRATFGGIGVIAFIVFILQARLLPTLPSMFEGSFRKIPELLRNPLLVCLYLLILLVFTAHYTAYSYIEPFMRQVGAISENAATVVLLLFGVAGIAGSVIFSRWGDRFNTRLMLISIILMLISMLVLLFAVTSIWALSLIALLWGAALMLLIISMQAKVIMVDVTAQDMLMSMFSGIINLGIGAGALFGGYAVTHISISSVGYVGAAIASVSLLLMLFMIKRFPELSRRLG; encoded by the coding sequence TATTTCCAAGTATTCTTAATGGGCGTCAGCGCCTTTATTATGAATACCACCGAATTTGTCCCCGTTGCCCTATTAAGTGACATTGCCCAAGATTTTTCCATCACTACAGCAGAAACTGGCTGGATGTTGACGCTGTATGCGTGGATTGTCGCGGCGATGTCATTGCCATTGATGCTGCTCACCAGCCGCTTTGAGCGCAAAAGCTTACTTTTGGGCTTGTTTGTGGTATTTATTGCCAGTCATGTATTGTCCGTATTTGCTTGGAGCTTTGATGTATTGCTTATTAGTCGTGTTGGTATTGCGCTATCACACGCGATATTTTGGTCAATCACCGCGGCGATTGCGATACGCGTAGCACCAGAAGGCAAAAAAGCACTGGCACTTAGTGTGCTTGCGACCGGCACTTCATTGGCGATGGTACTTGGCGTGCCATTAGGGCGCTTGGTCGGTCAATGGTTTGGCTGGCGAGCAACATTTGGTGGTATTGGCGTGATTGCTTTCATCGTATTTATTCTACAAGCAAGGCTATTGCCAACGCTACCAAGTATGTTTGAAGGCTCGTTTAGAAAGATTCCAGAATTGCTTAGAAACCCCTTATTGGTCTGTTTGTATCTACTCATTTTACTGGTCTTTACCGCCCACTATACCGCTTATTCTTATATCGAACCTTTTATGCGTCAAGTCGGCGCTATCAGTGAAAACGCCGCAACTGTTGTCTTGCTATTGTTTGGGGTGGCAGGAATTGCGGGCAGTGTGATATTCAGTCGCTGGGGTGATCGTTTTAATACCAGATTGATGCTGATATCGATAATATTAATGTTAATCTCTATGCTGGTTCTATTGTTTGCCGTGACCTCCATCTGGGCACTCAGCTTGATTGCGTTACTGTGGGGCGCGGCGCTTATGCTGCTGATTATCTCCATGCAAGCCAAAGTCATCATGGTCGATGTCACAGCACAAGACATGCTGATGTCAATGTTCTCAGGCATTATTAATTTAGGAATTGGCGCCGGTGCGCTGTTTGGTGGTTATGCAGTGACCCATATTTCAATATCAAGCGTCGGCTATGTCGGCGCCGCTATCGCCAGTGTGTCGCTGCTCTTGATGTTATTTATGATAAAGCGCTTTCCTGAATTAAGCAGAAGACTTGGTTAG
- the arfB gene encoding alternative ribosome rescue aminoacyl-tRNA hydrolase ArfB: MIFISNSISLNDSDVEISAIRAQGAGGQNVNKVSSAIHLRFDIHTSSLSDEHKQRLLDSKDSRITKEGVFVLKAQQFRTQERNKIDAFERLQSFIIKATHVNQTRKPTKPSRNAKRKRVDQKTQRGKTKALRGKVNF; this comes from the coding sequence ATGATTTTTATTAGTAACAGTATTAGCCTGAATGATAGTGATGTCGAGATTAGCGCCATACGCGCACAAGGCGCTGGTGGACAGAATGTCAATAAAGTGTCGTCTGCTATCCATCTGCGTTTTGATATTCATACCTCAAGCCTAAGTGATGAGCACAAACAGCGTTTATTGGACAGTAAAGACAGCCGAATCACCAAAGAAGGCGTGTTTGTGCTTAAAGCGCAGCAGTTTCGTACGCAAGAGCGGAATAAGATAGATGCCTTTGAGCGGCTGCAAAGCTTTATTATAAAAGCCACTCATGTCAATCAAACCAGAAAGCCGACTAAACCTAGCAGAAATGCTAAGCGTAAACGCGTGGATCAAAAGACCCAGCGCGGCAAAACAAAAGCCTTGCGCGGTAAAGTGAATTTTTAA
- a CDS encoding HpcH/HpaI aldolase/citrate lyase family protein, producing the protein MNSVTNHKINIISQNKTWLFVPATRIDRVAKAFASNADAVILDLEDAVALEDKDQARAALQQYHDSADYQPIWLRINKAGGGEFFKDIVLCQKMPNLAGVLLAKAEQASDIESVHQLTNFSVIALIENAIGLYQLDSMAKAVGLAAFSYGFLDLCNDLRVQVGTPAADVIANQIRYQFILTSKVHQLSPPIDTVYPDFNDEIGLSARVSLWSQMGMSGMLCIHPKQVAVVQQALKPTDKALSFAQRVVEEYERSGQAVFEIDGQMVDAPVIERCRQLLGYLLTK; encoded by the coding sequence ATGAATTCAGTGACCAATCATAAAATAAATATAATCTCTCAAAATAAAACATGGCTATTCGTGCCAGCGACTCGCATTGATAGAGTAGCCAAAGCCTTTGCCAGTAATGCAGATGCTGTCATTTTAGATTTAGAAGATGCTGTGGCTCTAGAGGATAAAGACCAAGCCCGTGCAGCGTTACAACAATATCATGACAGTGCAGATTATCAGCCGATTTGGCTACGTATTAATAAAGCAGGGGGCGGAGAGTTTTTTAAAGACATCGTGCTTTGTCAGAAAATGCCTAATTTGGCTGGTGTGTTGTTAGCCAAAGCTGAACAAGCATCAGATATTGAGAGCGTGCACCAGCTTACTAATTTTTCTGTAATTGCCTTGATTGAGAATGCCATTGGATTGTATCAACTCGATAGTATGGCAAAAGCAGTTGGGTTAGCCGCGTTTAGTTATGGGTTTTTAGATTTATGCAATGATTTGCGGGTACAAGTAGGTACGCCTGCTGCGGATGTCATCGCCAATCAAATCCGCTATCAATTTATTCTGACTTCAAAAGTGCACCAATTGTCCCCACCGATTGATACTGTTTATCCTGATTTTAATGATGAGATAGGACTAAGCGCCCGAGTAAGTTTATGGTCACAGATGGGTATGTCAGGAATGCTGTGTATTCATCCCAAACAAGTAGCTGTCGTCCAGCAGGCATTAAAGCCGACTGACAAAGCATTGTCATTTGCTCAGCGTGTGGTCGAAGAGTATGAGCGCAGTGGACAGGCAGTGTTTGAGATAGATGGTCAAATGGTAGACGCGCCAGTGATTGAGCGTTGTCGCCAGCTATTAGGTTATTTATTGACGAAGTAG
- a CDS encoding SDR family oxidoreductase encodes MMKDLFDLTGKVALVTGASRGIGESIARLLASRGAHVIVSSRKIDACQAVADSIIADGHKASAFACHVGEMAQIDAIFEHIKSEFGQIDILVNNAAANPYYGHILDTDLAAFDKTVEVNIRGYFFMSTAAGKMMREQGGGVILNTASVNGLVAGDKQGIYSITKAAVISMTKAFAKECGPLNIRVNALLPGLTDTKFASALTTNDKVLKMALHAIPLGRVANPDEMAGTVLYLVSDASSYTTGATIVVDGGMLA; translated from the coding sequence ATGATGAAAGATTTATTTGATTTAACCGGTAAGGTCGCTTTGGTTACTGGCGCAAGCCGCGGTATTGGCGAATCTATTGCTCGTTTATTGGCATCCAGAGGCGCACATGTAATCGTCTCAAGCCGCAAAATCGATGCTTGCCAAGCAGTTGCTGATAGCATCATCGCAGATGGTCACAAAGCCAGTGCCTTTGCTTGCCACGTGGGCGAGATGGCACAGATTGATGCGATTTTTGAACATATTAAAAGCGAGTTTGGTCAAATCGATATCTTGGTCAATAACGCCGCAGCCAACCCATACTACGGCCATATCTTAGATACGGATTTAGCCGCTTTCGATAAGACGGTTGAGGTAAACATTCGTGGTTACTTCTTTATGTCGACGGCAGCTGGCAAAATGATGCGCGAGCAGGGCGGCGGCGTGATTTTAAATACCGCATCGGTCAATGGCTTGGTTGCAGGCGACAAGCAAGGCATCTACTCAATCACCAAAGCAGCGGTCATTAGCATGACTAAAGCTTTTGCCAAAGAATGTGGCCCACTCAATATCCGCGTCAATGCGTTGTTGCCAGGTTTAACAGATACCAAGTTTGCCTCTGCCTTGACGACCAATGATAAAGTCTTAAAAATGGCGCTACATGCTATTCCACTAGGACGTGTTGCGAATCCTGACGAGATGGCTGGCACAGTGTTGTATCTAGTGTCTGATGCATCAAGTTATACCACAGGCGCGACTATCGTTGTCGATGGTGGTATGTTGGCTTAG
- a CDS encoding SDR family NAD(P)-dependent oxidoreductase, whose amino-acid sequence MTLNTNGIASDVTGKRILITGGASGIGAASALLLASRGAKVVIGDLAEEMGAAVAKQAQDAGDSVVFKKVDVTSGDEVRALFDFAVETLGGLDVVVNNAGIDHKPSPMHELSDDDFDRNIAVNLKGVWHCMRAAVNCMLPNGGGHVINVASIAGLRSAPMISAYSAAKHGVMGLTKSAAHEYARANIRFNAVCPSFIDTPMVRNTMATMDERTQQATVKASPMRRLGDVNEVSGAIAWLASDESSFMNGHAFTLDGGMLA is encoded by the coding sequence ATGACACTGAATACAAACGGAATTGCATCAGATGTAACGGGTAAACGAATTTTAATCACGGGCGGCGCCTCTGGCATCGGTGCGGCTAGCGCGCTATTACTGGCAAGTCGCGGTGCGAAAGTCGTCATAGGCGATTTAGCAGAAGAGATGGGTGCTGCGGTTGCCAAGCAAGCTCAAGATGCTGGTGACAGTGTCGTCTTCAAAAAAGTAGATGTGACCAGCGGTGATGAAGTACGTGCGTTGTTCGACTTCGCAGTAGAAACGCTTGGCGGTCTAGATGTGGTGGTAAACAATGCTGGTATCGACCATAAGCCTTCGCCCATGCATGAGCTAAGCGATGATGACTTTGATCGCAATATCGCCGTGAATTTAAAAGGTGTTTGGCACTGTATGCGTGCTGCCGTCAACTGTATGCTACCTAATGGTGGTGGTCATGTGATTAACGTAGCGTCTATTGCTGGTCTGCGTTCAGCACCGATGATCTCAGCCTATAGCGCGGCTAAACATGGTGTTATGGGTCTAACCAAGTCTGCTGCCCATGAGTACGCGCGCGCCAATATTCGTTTTAACGCGGTCTGCCCAAGCTTCATCGATACGCCAATGGTACGCAATACCATGGCAACGATGGATGAGCGTACGCAGCAAGCAACGGTTAAGGCCAGTCCAATGCGCCGTTTGGGAGACGTTAACGAAGTGTCAGGCGCGATTGCTTGGCTGGCTAGTGATGAAAGCAGTTTTATGAATGGTCATGCGTTTACCCTTGATGGTGGCATGTTGGCTTAA
- a CDS encoding NADP-dependent oxidoreductase: MTTINKQWRLKARPVGEPSAETWDYTEKEIPTITDGQLLIKVEYISIDPAMRGWLNDAKSYIAPVQIGDVMRAGTVGEVIESKHEKFAVGDYVAGHDGVQSYAVSDGANLYKVDPKLAPLSYYLGVLGMPGMTGYFGLLKTGQPKAGETVVVSGAAGAVGSLVGQIAKIKGCRVVGIAGGAEKCKFLVDELGFDATIDYKNEDVKKALKKTCPDGVDVYFDNVGGDILNDVLTQINLHARIVICGAISQYNNTTEVKGPSNYLSLLVNRARMEGIVVFDNLKEYPVAMKDIAGWIQSGDMKVKDHIVEGIETFPDTLMMLFNGENFGKLVLKVEG, translated from the coding sequence ATGACAACGATAAATAAACAATGGCGCTTAAAAGCAAGACCGGTAGGCGAGCCTAGTGCTGAGACTTGGGATTATACCGAGAAAGAAATCCCGACGATCACCGATGGTCAGCTACTGATTAAGGTTGAATATATCTCTATCGATCCGGCGATGCGTGGTTGGTTGAACGATGCCAAATCTTATATTGCACCGGTACAGATTGGTGACGTCATGCGCGCTGGTACGGTAGGCGAAGTGATAGAAAGTAAGCATGAGAAGTTTGCCGTTGGTGACTATGTCGCAGGTCACGATGGCGTGCAATCCTATGCCGTCAGTGATGGCGCCAATCTGTATAAAGTTGATCCAAAACTTGCACCATTGTCTTATTACTTGGGTGTACTCGGTATGCCGGGTATGACAGGGTATTTTGGTCTGCTAAAAACAGGTCAGCCAAAAGCGGGCGAGACCGTTGTTGTCTCTGGCGCTGCTGGCGCTGTCGGTAGTTTGGTTGGTCAAATCGCCAAGATTAAAGGCTGCCGTGTTGTCGGTATCGCAGGCGGTGCTGAGAAATGTAAATTCTTAGTCGATGAGCTTGGGTTCGATGCAACGATTGACTACAAAAACGAAGATGTGAAAAAAGCATTGAAAAAAACCTGTCCTGATGGCGTCGATGTGTATTTTGACAACGTAGGCGGTGATATCCTGAATGACGTGCTCACACAAATAAACCTGCATGCGCGTATCGTCATTTGCGGTGCGATTAGTCAGTATAACAACACCACAGAAGTCAAAGGCCCATCGAACTATTTATCATTATTGGTCAATCGTGCCCGCATGGAAGGCATCGTGGTATTCGATAATCTCAAAGAATATCCAGTCGCCATGAAAGACATCGCTGGCTGGATTCAGTCAGGTGATATGAAAGTAAAAGACCATATCGTTGAAGGCATCGAGACGTTCCCAGATACCTTAATGATGCTCTTTAACGGTGAAAACTTCGGCAAACTAGTACTTAAGGTAGAGGGATAG
- a CDS encoding acyl-CoA dehydrogenase, with translation MAADTLINDFELPFQLYDVLGTENLTKHANFAEHSRETFDAVLDTANKIATQLFLPHNHVADKNEPQFDGKKVSMISDVKVAFDAFRKSGFIAGRYSFEDGGMQLPETVMTAVAGYFMAANPSTTAYPFLTTAAINVISHFASDEIKTAFMPRMLTGEFTGTMALTEPHAGSSLADIKTTAVKQDDGSYRVKGSKIYISGGDHELSDNIVHLVLAKVPGGQGGVKGISLFAVPKYRLNEDASVGERNDVHLTGLIHKLGYRGTTSTALSFGDDGECYGYLIGEEHFGLRYMFKMMNEARIAVGFGAAMIGYRGYQYSLDYAKDRTQGRIAPNNKPEDAATAIIQHGDVKRMLLAQKAYSEGGISLCLYGSNLIDRINTCEDETLKNELTELLDLLTPVLKAWPSEYGPKANDLGIQVLGGAGYTREYQAEQFWRDNRLNPIHEGTNGVQALDLSFRKLWQKGGLGIQILKREITQDLESITTPESAQLAGKLMPYMGQLHEVLVHLSKVLQTEEALTLTGNAQALMNIFASIILSWIWIRQASKAEKLLSTTQDIEQQNFYKGKIQAAKYFIDWELPLIKRDIELLTNTNSVCTDMQADWF, from the coding sequence ATGGCAGCAGATACGCTTATCAATGACTTTGAGTTACCGTTCCAATTATATGATGTATTGGGCACTGAAAATTTAACCAAGCATGCTAATTTTGCAGAGCATAGCCGCGAAACGTTTGACGCAGTACTGGATACGGCCAATAAAATTGCGACCCAGTTATTTTTGCCGCATAACCACGTAGCAGACAAGAATGAGCCACAGTTTGATGGCAAAAAAGTCAGCATGATAAGTGATGTAAAAGTCGCTTTTGATGCATTCCGTAAGTCAGGGTTTATCGCAGGTCGTTATAGTTTTGAAGATGGCGGAATGCAGTTGCCTGAGACAGTGATGACAGCCGTGGCAGGTTATTTTATGGCTGCCAATCCCTCAACCACTGCTTATCCATTTTTGACCACTGCTGCAATTAATGTCATCTCGCATTTTGCTAGTGATGAAATTAAAACTGCCTTTATGCCGCGAATGCTGACAGGTGAGTTCACCGGAACGATGGCATTAACAGAGCCACATGCAGGTTCGTCACTTGCTGATATCAAAACCACTGCAGTAAAACAAGATGATGGCTCATACCGCGTCAAAGGCAGCAAAATTTATATCTCAGGCGGCGATCACGAACTGTCTGACAATATCGTCCATCTCGTATTGGCCAAAGTGCCAGGTGGTCAAGGTGGGGTCAAAGGTATCTCTTTATTCGCCGTGCCCAAGTATCGCTTAAACGAGGATGCATCGGTGGGCGAGCGCAATGACGTACATTTAACAGGACTCATTCATAAGCTGGGCTATAGAGGCACGACGTCGACGGCATTGAGCTTTGGTGATGACGGCGAGTGTTATGGCTATCTAATTGGCGAAGAGCACTTTGGCTTGCGCTATATGTTTAAGATGATGAATGAGGCACGTATCGCTGTTGGTTTTGGTGCAGCGATGATTGGCTATCGTGGCTATCAGTATTCGCTAGATTACGCCAAAGATCGTACCCAAGGTCGCATCGCACCAAACAATAAGCCTGAAGATGCAGCGACTGCCATTATTCAACATGGCGATGTCAAGCGAATGCTGCTCGCGCAAAAGGCCTACTCTGAAGGTGGCATTTCATTATGTCTATATGGTTCAAACCTAATCGACCGTATCAACACTTGTGAAGACGAAACGCTAAAAAATGAGCTAACAGAGCTATTAGATTTGCTGACCCCAGTACTAAAAGCATGGCCGTCTGAGTATGGGCCGAAAGCCAATGATTTGGGTATCCAAGTATTGGGCGGGGCAGGCTATACGCGTGAGTATCAAGCCGAGCAGTTTTGGCGTGACAATCGTCTAAATCCTATTCATGAAGGCACAAATGGTGTGCAGGCGCTAGATTTGTCATTCCGTAAGTTATGGCAAAAAGGCGGTCTGGGCATTCAAATCCTAAAGCGTGAAATCACACAAGATTTGGAAAGCATCACTACACCTGAGAGCGCTCAATTGGCGGGTAAACTGATGCCTTATATGGGTCAGCTACATGAAGTATTAGTTCATTTAAGCAAAGTATTACAGACAGAGGAAGCATTAACGCTAACAGGTAATGCTCAAGCACTGATGAATATTTTTGCCTCAATTATACTGAGCTGGATTTGGATTCGCCAAGCCAGTAAAGCCGAGAAGCTACTGAGCACTACCCAAGATATTGAGCAGCAGAATTTCTACAAAGGCAAGATACAAGCGGCCAAATACTTCATCGATTGGGAATTACCATTAATCAAACGCGACATCGAATTATTAACCAATACCAACTCGGTTTGCACGGATATGCAAGCGGACTGGTTCTAA
- a CDS encoding GlxA family transcriptional regulator, producing MPYFKPFKVIIIGFDGVLGSALTGALDLFSFTGVSWQRFLDEPVEPRFNVQIASVGGVDIRCSNRLIMQAHCDIHDVAECDLLLIPTIGDSIDKVLSRNAALIPHLTRLADTKSDIASNCSGAFFLAKAGLLDNRIATTHWGYASKFKADFPLVDLQENQFVTHSKSKSDSQSGNIFCAAGGSAFFDLGLLLIERYCGREISTQVAKTQIIDSKRGSQNSYTNVTLHKPHSDQLIKQVQEFIEENFYQTIQVSGLAAMVNITPRTLNRRFQSAVAMRPIEYIQAVRIEQAKRLLELGDVTIKSLAEQVGYDDISSFTRLFKRATELTPKEYQDKFSRLAI from the coding sequence ATGCCCTATTTCAAACCGTTTAAAGTCATCATTATCGGATTCGATGGTGTGCTCGGTAGCGCATTGACAGGCGCATTAGATTTATTTTCATTTACGGGTGTCAGTTGGCAGCGATTTTTAGATGAGCCAGTAGAACCACGGTTCAACGTGCAGATAGCAAGCGTTGGTGGCGTAGATATCAGATGTAGCAACCGCTTAATCATGCAAGCACACTGCGATATCCATGACGTGGCGGAATGCGACTTGCTATTGATTCCGACGATTGGTGATTCAATCGATAAGGTGCTGAGCCGAAATGCAGCGTTGATACCCCATCTAACGCGGTTGGCAGACACCAAGTCAGATATAGCCAGCAATTGTAGCGGTGCTTTCTTTTTGGCAAAGGCAGGATTATTAGATAACAGAATCGCCACTACGCACTGGGGTTACGCCAGTAAATTCAAGGCGGATTTTCCGCTCGTTGATTTACAAGAAAACCAGTTTGTCACTCATTCAAAGAGCAAGTCAGACAGCCAGTCGGGTAATATATTTTGTGCAGCGGGTGGTAGTGCTTTTTTTGACTTAGGACTGTTATTGATAGAGCGCTACTGCGGACGTGAGATTTCTACTCAAGTAGCCAAAACCCAAATTATTGATAGCAAGAGAGGCAGTCAAAACAGCTATACCAATGTGACCTTGCACAAACCCCATTCAGACCAACTGATCAAGCAGGTACAAGAATTCATTGAGGAAAATTTTTATCAGACTATTCAGGTGAGCGGATTGGCTGCCATGGTCAATATCACCCCGCGGACATTGAACAGGCGCTTTCAATCTGCTGTTGCTATGCGCCCGATTGAGTATATTCAAGCCGTCAGAATTGAGCAGGCAAAACGCCTGCTAGAGTTAGGCGATGTGACCATAAAATCGCTTGCCGAGCAAGTTGGCTATGATGATATCTCCTCGTTTACACGCCTATTCAAACGTGCGACAGAGCTAACTCCCAAAGAATATCAAGATAAATTTTCGCGATTAGCGATTTAG
- a CDS encoding LD-carboxypeptidase, producing MFSKSQLLTDDKNKNGHTAIETTSGLNRRQFLRRVGISAGTAALATHSISQVFAASPIDPNNSRQLTKDDLPTALLDERSSSQPLLTQTRCITPTIETRLFASSNVGGSDDRNQLALERMACAGFKVNNPTITNRQYLRFAGTDSQRASDLQNLATGAIAAPKLLLGVRGGYGAMRILPMIDWLTLGRIMQERGTILAGFSDVTAIQCALLAKGDMSSLAAPMLYSEFGKTVPDQVSCRQFVEALTNPNLVIDISDATLTSPNLPSILTSTEPKNITGTIWGGNLSVVSALAGSEYLPRIDGGIVFLEDVGEQPYRIERMLYDLYLAGVFKNQQAIVFGALSGTGEDSYDKRYDVATVIRQLHKLTGLPIYSGMRFGHIGQKHSFPLGAKCQISSNTAGGYQLAFSDYPTIKADAIQVEGLWKTA from the coding sequence ATGTTTTCCAAGAGTCAGTTATTAACAGATGATAAAAATAAAAATGGTCATACAGCGATTGAAACAACATCTGGGCTAAACCGTCGGCAGTTTTTGCGTCGAGTGGGTATCAGTGCGGGTACTGCGGCATTGGCGACCCATAGTATTTCTCAAGTATTTGCCGCCAGCCCTATCGACCCTAATAATAGTCGGCAGCTCACCAAGGATGATTTGCCAACCGCGTTATTGGATGAGCGTTCATCATCACAGCCGTTACTCACGCAAACACGCTGTATCACGCCAACGATTGAAACGCGGCTTTTTGCCAGCTCTAATGTGGGCGGTAGCGATGACCGCAATCAATTGGCATTGGAGCGTATGGCCTGTGCAGGTTTCAAAGTAAATAATCCTACGATTACCAATCGGCAGTATCTGCGTTTTGCTGGTACGGATTCGCAGCGAGCCAGTGATTTACAAAACCTCGCTACTGGTGCAATAGCCGCCCCAAAATTGTTACTCGGCGTGCGCGGCGGCTATGGTGCAATGCGCATATTACCGATGATTGATTGGTTGACGCTAGGACGGATTATGCAGGAGCGCGGCACGATACTGGCGGGCTTTAGTGATGTGACTGCTATTCAGTGCGCATTATTGGCAAAAGGTGATATGAGTTCGCTTGCAGCACCGATGCTCTATAGTGAATTTGGAAAAACTGTCCCTGATCAAGTCAGCTGTCGACAGTTTGTTGAAGCACTAACCAATCCTAATCTGGTTATTGATATATCAGACGCTACCTTAACCAGTCCAAATTTACCGAGTATTTTGACAAGTACTGAGCCAAAAAATATAACGGGCACTATATGGGGTGGTAATCTAAGCGTGGTGTCAGCGCTGGCAGGTAGCGAGTATTTACCGCGCATTGATGGCGGCATTGTTTTTTTGGAAGACGTGGGCGAGCAACCTTATCGTATCGAGCGCATGCTATATGATTTGTATCTGGCAGGTGTCTTTAAAAATCAACAAGCGATTGTATTTGGGGCATTGTCTGGTACAGGAGAGGACAGTTATGACAAGCGTTATGATGTCGCGACAGTCATTCGCCAGCTGCATAAATTGACCGGATTACCCATTTATAGCGGCATGCGCTTTGGGCACATTGGACAAAAACACAGCTTTCCACTAGGCGCAAAGTGTCAAATTAGCTCCAATACAGCTGGTGGCTATCAGTTGGCATTTAGTGATTACCCAACCATCAAGGCTGATGCTATCCAAGTAGAAGGCTTGTGGAAAACTGCTTAA
- a CDS encoding YkvA family protein: protein MAEKAIYKQKKEDILDTDLEYLINEEEKLQEKLKDSSHLERFAKDLILFMSLIKDYYQGNYRDIPYKTISAGVVGLLYTLNPIDIIPDFIPFIGHIDDALVLTFCLKLVEKDLQKYQTWKKKQTAIKTATDLKKNK from the coding sequence ATGGCTGAGAAAGCGATTTATAAACAGAAAAAAGAGGACATATTGGATACCGATTTAGAGTACCTCATCAACGAAGAAGAAAAACTGCAAGAAAAGCTAAAAGACAGTAGCCATCTTGAGCGTTTTGCCAAAGATTTGATATTATTCATGAGCTTGATTAAAGATTATTATCAAGGAAACTATCGCGATATTCCCTACAAGACCATTTCAGCAGGTGTGGTTGGACTGCTCTATACTCTCAACCCAATCGATATCATTCCAGATTTCATACCTTTTATCGGTCATATTGACGATGCGCTAGTACTCACCTTTTGCTTGAAGTTGGTCGAAAAAGATTTGCAAAAATATCAAACTTGGAAGAAAAAACAAACCGCTATCAAAACCGCTACCGACTTAAAGAAAAACAAGTAA